In bacterium, a single genomic region encodes these proteins:
- a CDS encoding sigma-54 dependent transcriptional regulator: protein MSEQIGKGHVALVVDDAADTVEVLRRNLQKAGFTVHAAGSVAEATRLLAERPVDIVVTDLKMPGASGLDLVRHVRENCKGTEVLMVTGYPSVESAVQALKLGADDYLSKPFTAAELLQAVGRTMEKLRARRALDEGAAPAGAMGLVGAGPAMRAALRAARAAAESAEPALVIGEDGAGRCAFARAIHAAGPLADGPFVRISAAAADGERIERELFGREAPFGGLFRAASGGTLYVAEIGALPRPTQGRLLRLLDEGGAPRLVAGDVPELESLALRGVFEPQLFARLAGRRIAVPPLRERAEDVPALCRLFAARWARRAGLAEPTFADRAVEALRGYDWPGNVAELDRIVRALVVATSGRTVDAPDLPPALRRAALRRASPDRPLAEIEVEYIREVLAAVQGNRTRAAEILGIDRKTLREKLRRDEQALADQE from the coding sequence ATGAGCGAGCAGATCGGCAAGGGGCACGTCGCGTTGGTCGTGGACGACGCGGCGGACACGGTGGAAGTGCTGCGCCGCAACCTGCAGAAGGCGGGGTTCACGGTCCACGCCGCGGGCAGCGTCGCCGAGGCGACGCGGCTGCTCGCCGAGCGCCCGGTGGACATCGTCGTCACCGACCTCAAGATGCCGGGCGCCTCGGGGCTCGACCTCGTCCGCCACGTCCGCGAGAACTGCAAGGGGACCGAGGTCCTGATGGTCACCGGCTACCCCTCGGTGGAGAGCGCGGTGCAGGCGCTCAAGCTCGGCGCCGACGACTACCTCTCCAAGCCGTTCACCGCCGCGGAGCTGCTGCAGGCGGTCGGCCGCACGATGGAAAAGCTGCGCGCCCGCCGCGCGCTCGACGAGGGCGCCGCGCCCGCCGGGGCGATGGGACTCGTCGGCGCGGGGCCGGCGATGCGCGCCGCGCTGCGCGCCGCGCGCGCCGCCGCCGAGTCGGCGGAGCCGGCGCTGGTGATCGGCGAGGACGGCGCCGGCCGCTGCGCCTTCGCCCGCGCGATCCACGCCGCGGGGCCGCTGGCCGACGGTCCGTTCGTCCGGATCTCGGCGGCCGCGGCCGACGGGGAGCGGATCGAGCGCGAGCTGTTCGGGCGCGAGGCGCCGTTCGGCGGCCTCTTCCGCGCCGCCTCGGGCGGGACGCTCTACGTCGCCGAGATCGGCGCCCTGCCCCGCCCGACGCAGGGGCGGCTGCTGCGGCTGCTCGACGAAGGCGGCGCGCCGCGGCTCGTCGCCGGCGACGTGCCGGAGCTCGAGTCGCTGGCCCTGCGCGGCGTCTTCGAGCCGCAGCTCTTCGCGCGCCTCGCCGGGCGCCGCATCGCCGTTCCGCCGCTGCGCGAGCGCGCGGAGGACGTGCCGGCCCTCTGCCGCCTCTTCGCCGCACGCTGGGCGCGCCGCGCGGGGCTGGCCGAGCCGACCTTCGCCGACCGCGCGGTCGAGGCGCTGCGCGGCTACGACTGGCCGGGCAACGTCGCCGAGCTCGACCGGATCGTGCGGGCGCTCGTCGTCGCGACGAGCGGGCGCACCGTGGACGCCCCCGACCTGCCGCCGGCCCTGCGCCGCGCGGCGCTGCGCCGCGCCTCGCCCGACCGCCCGCTGGCCGAGATCGAGGTCGAGTACATCCGCGAGGTGCTGGCCGCCGTGCAGGGGAACCGCACGCGGGCGGCGGAGATCCTCGGCATCGACCGCAAGACGCTGCGCGAGAAGCTGCGCCGCGACGAGCAGGCGCTGGCCGATCAGGAGTAG